Proteins co-encoded in one Vibrio fortis genomic window:
- a CDS encoding pyridoxal phosphate-dependent aminotransferase, whose translation MQNIGMSSKLNSVCYEIRGPVLKHAKRMEEEGHKILKLNIGNPAPFGFDAPDEILVDVIRNLPTSQGYCDSKGIYSARKAVVQHYQKKGLRNLDVEDVYIGNGASELIVMSMQALLNNGDEILVPAPDYPLWTASVALSGGKAVHYMCDEENDWYPNLDDMVSKITPKTRGLVLINPNNPTGAVYSRDFLLKVVEIAREHKLMIFADEIYDKVLYDGAVHTSIATLAEDVLMVTFNGLSKAYRVCGFRGGWMFLTGPKHLAKGYVEGLEMLASMRLCANVPMQHAIQTALGGYQSINELILPGGRLLEQRDRAWELINKIPGVSCVKPKGAMYLFPKIDTEMYNIKDDQKFVLDFLKQEKVLLVQGTGFNWPKPDHFRIVTLPHIEDLETAIGRLERFLSTYSQE comes from the coding sequence ATGCAAAATATCGGGATGTCGTCAAAACTCAACAGTGTATGCTATGAGATCAGGGGACCAGTACTAAAACATGCTAAACGCATGGAAGAAGAAGGACATAAAATCCTAAAGCTAAATATTGGTAATCCCGCCCCATTTGGTTTTGACGCCCCAGACGAAATCCTTGTTGACGTAATTCGTAACCTTCCGACATCTCAAGGTTACTGCGATTCAAAAGGGATCTACTCTGCCCGTAAAGCCGTTGTACAGCACTACCAAAAGAAAGGACTGCGCAATCTTGATGTAGAAGATGTCTACATCGGTAACGGCGCTTCTGAGCTTATCGTAATGTCGATGCAAGCTCTGCTAAATAATGGCGATGAAATCTTAGTTCCCGCTCCTGACTACCCACTGTGGACAGCGTCAGTTGCGCTTTCAGGTGGTAAAGCCGTTCACTACATGTGCGATGAAGAGAACGACTGGTACCCAAACCTTGATGATATGGTCTCGAAGATCACACCGAAAACTCGCGGCCTTGTTCTTATCAACCCGAACAACCCAACAGGTGCGGTGTATAGTCGCGACTTTTTGCTGAAAGTGGTCGAGATTGCCCGTGAGCACAAATTGATGATCTTCGCCGATGAGATCTACGACAAGGTGCTTTACGACGGTGCCGTACACACTTCAATCGCAACGCTTGCGGAAGATGTACTGATGGTGACCTTTAACGGTCTATCAAAAGCGTACCGTGTATGTGGTTTCCGTGGTGGTTGGATGTTCCTAACGGGCCCTAAACATTTAGCCAAGGGCTATGTTGAAGGTCTCGAAATGCTGGCTTCAATGCGTTTGTGTGCCAACGTACCAATGCAGCACGCTATCCAAACTGCATTAGGCGGCTATCAGAGTATCAACGAGCTTATCTTGCCGGGTGGTCGCTTACTAGAGCAGCGTGACCGAGCTTGGGAACTGATCAACAAGATTCCGGGTGTCTCTTGTGTGAAACCAAAAGGCGCAATGTACCTGTTCCCGAAAATCGACACTGAGATGTACAACATCAAAGACGACCAAAAGTTTGTGCTCGATTTTCTTAAGCAAGAGAAAGTTCTGTTAGTACAAGGCACGGGCTTTAACTGGCCAAAACCGGATCACTTCCGAATCGTGACCCTGCCGCACATTGAAGACTTGGAAACTGCTATCGGTCGCCTTGAGCGCTTCTTATCGACCTATAGCCAAGAATAA
- the yfbR gene encoding 5'-deoxynucleotidase produces MTQSHFFAHLARMKLIQRWPLMRSVSTENISEHSLQVAFVAHALAVIKNKKFGGNLNPEHIALLGMYHDTSEVLTGDLPTPVKYYNPDIASEYKKIEAAAEQRLLSMLPEEFREDFAPFLISGSANKDEQTIVKQADTICAYLKCLEELSAGNHEFEQAKRRLEETLSQRASPEMDYFLTTFAPSFELSLDEIS; encoded by the coding sequence ATGACTCAAAGCCATTTCTTTGCACACCTTGCTCGCATGAAGCTGATTCAACGTTGGCCTCTGATGCGCTCAGTTTCAACCGAAAACATCTCTGAGCATTCATTACAGGTGGCGTTTGTCGCCCACGCATTAGCAGTGATTAAAAACAAAAAGTTTGGGGGTAACCTAAACCCTGAACACATCGCTCTACTTGGGATGTACCACGACACCAGTGAAGTATTGACGGGGGATCTTCCAACCCCAGTGAAATACTACAACCCCGACATCGCCAGCGAATACAAAAAGATTGAAGCAGCTGCCGAGCAACGTTTGTTGTCGATGCTCCCTGAAGAGTTTCGAGAAGACTTTGCGCCGTTTTTGATTTCCGGAAGCGCGAACAAAGATGAGCAAACCATCGTCAAACAAGCAGATACCATCTGTGCTTATCTCAAATGTTTGGAGGAGCTCAGCGCAGGCAATCATGAGTTTGAACAAGCCAAACGACGCTTAGAAGAGACGCTTTCACAGCGAGCCAGCCCAGAAATGGATTACTTTTTAACGACTTTCGCGCCCAGCTTTGAATTATCACTAGACGAGATAAGTTAG
- the rrtA gene encoding rhombosortase, translated as MYPALVFISLICVLFQFDPIQTWVVWDQTAIANGQWWRIVTGNFSHTNLSHLAMNLAGLWVICFVFQPSRIRILAYLFLISVFTGAGLLLTDMQSYVGLSGTLHGLFGAFALTEALTGRRSSWLLVGGLVAKIAWEQLMGPSATTGALINARVAIEAHLIGAIGGLLLAWVKVKRRI; from the coding sequence GTGTACCCTGCTTTAGTTTTTATTTCACTGATATGTGTACTATTCCAATTCGACCCGATTCAAACTTGGGTCGTTTGGGATCAAACTGCGATCGCCAATGGACAATGGTGGCGAATCGTAACAGGAAACTTTTCCCATACCAACCTTTCGCACTTAGCAATGAACCTCGCTGGATTGTGGGTGATCTGCTTTGTATTTCAACCAAGCCGAATTCGAATCCTTGCCTATCTATTTTTAATCAGCGTGTTTACCGGAGCGGGACTCTTGCTGACCGACATGCAAAGTTATGTCGGCTTATCGGGGACACTACACGGATTGTTTGGCGCGTTCGCGCTGACAGAAGCTCTGACAGGTCGCCGTTCAAGTTGGTTGTTGGTTGGTGGACTAGTCGCGAAAATCGCTTGGGAGCAGCTTATGGGGCCTTCTGCTACAACAGGAGCGTTAATTAACGCACGTGTTGCAATCGAGGCTCACCTTATCGGCGCAATCGGTGGGCTCTTACTGGCATGGGTTAAAGTAAAACGAAGGATATGA
- a CDS encoding anti-phage deoxyguanosine triphosphatase: MTVSNSTTLTLAEQWQARNDDEHKIRRDDHRSPYQRDRARVLHSAAFRRLQAKTQVHGTAVNDFHRTRLTHSLEAAQLGTGIVAQLKKKQPEFRELLPSDSLIDSLCLAHDIGHPPYGHGGEVALNYMMRDHGGFEGNAQTFRIVTQLEPYTEHHGMNLSRRTLLGLIKYPSLISKVKAASMPAPVKHQRQLRAKDWMPAKGIYDHDKALFDWVLAPLSESDQALIQQPRKSSVEPFEHNKTKFKSLDCSIMELADDIAYGVHDLEDAIVLGSVTKAQWMESAYPQLLEADDPWITRHLDSITEMLFSGEQYRRKDAIGGIVNALLTSISIKPVEASFENPLLSHNAYLEQSMDLTLDKLKHFVSEFVIQVPEVQVIEYKGQQIIMDMFEAFSADPERLLPLAVKKQWQRHTQECRKMRVIADYISSMTDDLAQKMHQQLFSAHTEF; encoded by the coding sequence TTGACGGTTTCAAACTCAACGACTCTAACGCTTGCCGAGCAATGGCAAGCACGTAATGACGACGAACACAAAATCCGTAGAGATGACCACAGAAGCCCATACCAAAGAGACCGAGCTCGAGTCCTTCACTCAGCGGCGTTTCGCCGACTCCAAGCGAAAACTCAAGTTCATGGTACTGCAGTCAATGACTTTCACCGCACTCGCCTCACCCACTCTCTAGAGGCAGCACAGTTAGGGACTGGAATCGTCGCTCAACTTAAAAAGAAGCAGCCCGAGTTTCGTGAATTGCTCCCTTCAGATAGCCTGATTGATTCCTTGTGTTTAGCTCACGATATCGGTCACCCACCTTATGGGCACGGAGGTGAAGTTGCACTCAACTACATGATGCGCGATCACGGTGGCTTTGAAGGTAATGCTCAAACTTTCCGTATTGTGACTCAGTTGGAGCCATATACTGAACACCACGGCATGAACCTATCAAGGCGTACCCTTCTTGGTTTAATCAAATACCCGTCGCTGATTAGCAAAGTGAAAGCCGCCTCAATGCCAGCGCCTGTAAAACACCAACGGCAACTACGAGCTAAAGACTGGATGCCAGCCAAAGGCATTTACGACCACGATAAAGCGTTGTTTGATTGGGTGCTTGCTCCCTTATCTGAAAGTGACCAAGCTCTTATTCAACAACCAAGAAAATCGAGCGTTGAGCCATTTGAACACAACAAAACCAAATTCAAATCCTTGGACTGCTCGATCATGGAGCTGGCAGACGATATCGCCTACGGTGTGCATGACTTGGAAGACGCGATTGTGTTGGGCTCGGTAACCAAAGCACAGTGGATGGAATCTGCCTACCCGCAGCTATTAGAAGCTGACGATCCTTGGATTACACGCCACCTCGACTCGATTACTGAAATGCTGTTCTCTGGGGAGCAGTACCGTCGTAAAGATGCGATTGGCGGCATTGTTAACGCGTTGCTCACAAGCATATCAATCAAGCCTGTGGAGGCGAGTTTTGAAAACCCTCTACTCTCACACAATGCTTATCTCGAACAGAGTATGGATTTAACCCTAGATAAGCTTAAGCACTTTGTAAGCGAGTTTGTTATTCAGGTGCCGGAAGTCCAAGTGATTGAATATAAAGGACAGCAGATCATCATGGATATGTTTGAAGCCTTCAGTGCCGACCCAGAACGCTTGTTACCACTGGCGGTTAAAAAGCAATGGCAAAGACACACTCAAGAGTGCCGTAAGATGAGGGTTATTGCCGATTACATCTCATCGATGACCGATGACCTCGCTCAGAAAATGCATCAACAACTATTTTCGGCTCATACTGAGTTCTAA
- a CDS encoding ComEA family DNA-binding protein, protein MKPLYTLLMSLMIVFSCSVWADSPSKAELYEGIEVTVNINTATAEELSALLVGIGNKKAQEIVQYRDQHGAFEKPEDLANVKGIGSATVEKNRKRIEL, encoded by the coding sequence ATGAAACCCCTATATACTCTTTTAATGTCTCTTATGATTGTCTTTAGTTGTTCGGTTTGGGCAGATAGTCCGTCGAAAGCTGAGCTCTATGAGGGTATTGAAGTGACGGTAAATATAAATACAGCAACAGCAGAAGAGCTATCTGCCTTGTTGGTAGGAATCGGTAATAAGAAAGCGCAAGAAATCGTGCAATATCGTGACCAACATGGCGCGTTTGAAAAGCCAGAAGACCTCGCCAATGTAAAGGGCATCGGCTCGGCCACGGTCGAGAAGAATCGAAAAAGAATCGAGCTTTAA
- a CDS encoding tRNA-uridine aminocarboxypropyltransferase, which translates to MSRYCPQCRKAMKACICQWITPLESDVELIILQHPSEEHRPMGTARILSLSLSNSVTFIGEDFSEHEDLNRLLGDSEYRHAILYPGETSVSVEQLSTSGLGNSTESKLRVILLDGTWKKAFKMWQVSSNLQQLDTVHLPKDLKGNYRIRKAPSENSLSTVEAGYHLLALLQPHREFAPLLAAFDRMIQFQIDQMPPGVFEKNYLS; encoded by the coding sequence ATGTCTCGTTATTGCCCACAATGCCGAAAGGCTATGAAAGCGTGTATTTGTCAGTGGATCACTCCACTAGAATCTGACGTTGAGCTTATCATTCTTCAACATCCATCAGAAGAGCATAGGCCAATGGGTACTGCACGTATTTTGTCTTTGTCGTTGTCAAATAGCGTGACTTTCATCGGTGAAGATTTTTCTGAACATGAGGATCTGAATCGCTTGTTAGGCGACAGTGAGTACCGGCATGCGATTTTATACCCGGGTGAGACTTCGGTATCGGTTGAACAGTTATCGACTTCTGGCTTAGGTAACTCTACCGAGAGCAAGCTAAGGGTCATCTTACTGGATGGAACCTGGAAGAAAGCTTTCAAGATGTGGCAAGTCTCGAGTAATTTACAGCAGCTAGATACCGTTCATTTACCAAAAGATCTGAAAGGGAACTATCGGATTCGCAAAGCGCCGAGTGAAAATAGCCTTTCTACCGTGGAAGCGGGCTACCATTTGCTGGCTCTATTGCAACCTCATCGCGAGTTTGCTCCTTTACTTGCAGCATTTGACCGAATGATTCAGTTTCAAATCGACCAAATGCCGCCGGGTGTGTTTGAGAAAAACTACTTGAGTTAG
- a CDS encoding isochorismate synthase, with protein sequence MSHFQQTISALIERVQNAQAGEVRCVEVLKQKPPFAFIDWLHAQPLFPKFYWQSRDTREEVVALGQLHTFSDPAPAYAILGEDQRIWGGRSFDGHTEKNRRCMESFFFLPQIELIRFDEQWSLAVNLTPDRVASVSALKKLSVDAAILAPLTTHIEHISHIPEQPEWSSLVEKVLTGIKNDDFKKVVLARKTTAQLDEPICAAQLLKASYQKNHNSFHFMLVLDSKHSFIGSTPERLYSRHGTELDTEALAGTIGRGKNASSDMELANWLTQDQKNLNENQYVVDDIVDRLTPHSHSVSVEKEARLVRLRKVQHLKRHIHAQLHNGVNGVQLLGTLQPTAAVAGLPRKESMDFIAKHEPFARGWYAGSVGYISHQRAEFCVAIRSALIVNDQVQLFAGAGIVPGSVAEHEWQELNKKMSTLLSLISEHPPLGVAS encoded by the coding sequence TTGTCACATTTCCAACAAACCATCTCCGCTTTGATTGAGCGAGTTCAAAATGCCCAAGCTGGCGAAGTTCGTTGTGTTGAAGTTTTAAAGCAAAAACCACCGTTTGCATTTATTGATTGGCTTCATGCTCAACCGCTGTTCCCAAAATTCTACTGGCAGTCTCGCGACACTCGAGAAGAGGTGGTTGCGCTAGGACAACTTCATACCTTTTCCGATCCTGCTCCTGCTTACGCCATTCTTGGTGAAGATCAACGCATCTGGGGTGGTCGCTCCTTTGACGGGCACACTGAAAAGAATCGACGCTGTATGGAGTCGTTTTTCTTCCTGCCACAAATCGAACTGATTCGCTTTGATGAGCAATGGTCTTTGGCGGTTAACTTAACCCCTGATCGCGTTGCTTCCGTCAGTGCGCTTAAGAAGTTGTCGGTTGACGCTGCAATACTGGCCCCGTTAACTACTCATATAGAACACATTAGTCATATTCCAGAGCAACCGGAGTGGAGCAGCTTAGTCGAGAAGGTGCTCACTGGCATCAAAAATGACGATTTCAAAAAAGTGGTACTGGCTCGTAAAACCACAGCACAGCTTGATGAGCCAATTTGTGCCGCTCAGTTATTGAAAGCCAGCTATCAAAAAAACCACAATAGCTTTCACTTCATGTTAGTGTTGGACTCTAAACACAGCTTTATTGGCTCAACACCAGAAAGGCTCTACAGTCGCCACGGTACTGAGCTTGATACTGAAGCGCTAGCTGGCACTATAGGTCGGGGCAAGAATGCGTCGTCGGACATGGAACTCGCTAACTGGCTGACGCAAGATCAGAAAAACCTCAATGAAAACCAATATGTTGTAGACGACATTGTTGATCGCTTAACGCCGCATTCTCACTCTGTGAGTGTTGAAAAAGAGGCGCGTTTAGTGCGTTTACGTAAGGTTCAACATCTTAAGCGTCATATTCACGCCCAACTGCACAATGGTGTGAATGGGGTTCAGTTATTGGGCACGCTACAACCTACGGCTGCAGTGGCGGGTTTGCCACGCAAAGAGTCCATGGACTTTATTGCGAAACACGAACCCTTTGCTCGTGGCTGGTATGCAGGTTCAGTCGGCTACATTAGCCACCAACGAGCAGAGTTTTGTGTCGCGATTCGCAGTGCCTTGATCGTCAATGATCAAGTGCAGCTCTTCGCAGGCGCTGGGATCGTGCCTGGATCCGTGGCCGAACATGAGTGGCAAGAGCTGAACAAGAAG